One Halolamina litorea genomic window carries:
- a CDS encoding FAD-dependent oxidoreductase, with protein sequence MDATDVEVVDRETVGPDTFTLTFETPAGFEGLAGQFVRLSADVAGDSYARFYTLSSPDTVDTFEVTVEVHEDGGPFSEHLADLTPGDELTMAGPYGDDYYEDEARAVVLAGGPGIGAAVAIAEAALANDAEAAVVYRYSDEPAHTDRLDALVDAGADVATLGDDADDEAFHAAVDDALTNADGEGLFVYGFADFVDLATEAIEAAGGDADGAKVESFG encoded by the coding sequence ATGGACGCAACCGATGTCGAGGTGGTCGACCGGGAGACGGTCGGCCCCGACACGTTCACGCTCACCTTCGAGACGCCGGCCGGTTTCGAGGGGCTGGCGGGACAGTTCGTCAGGCTCTCCGCGGACGTGGCCGGCGACAGCTACGCGCGCTTCTACACGCTCTCCTCGCCCGACACCGTCGACACCTTCGAGGTCACCGTCGAGGTCCACGAGGACGGCGGCCCCTTCAGTGAACACCTCGCAGACCTCACCCCCGGCGACGAACTGACGATGGCCGGCCCCTACGGCGACGACTACTACGAGGACGAGGCGCGTGCGGTCGTGCTTGCAGGCGGCCCGGGCATCGGCGCCGCCGTCGCCATCGCCGAGGCGGCACTCGCGAACGACGCCGAAGCGGCCGTCGTCTACCGCTACAGCGACGAACCGGCCCACACCGACCGACTCGACGCGCTGGTCGACGCCGGCGCCGACGTGGCGACGCTGGGCGACGACGCGGACGACGAGGCGTTCCACGCGGCCGTCGATGACGCCCTGACCAACGCCGACGGCGAGGGGCTGTTCGTCTACGGCTTCGCCGACTTCGTCGATCTGGCGACCGAAGCCATCGAGGCCGCCGGCGGCGACGCGGACGGGGCGAAAGTCGAGAGCTTCGGGTAA
- a CDS encoding plastocyanin/azurin family copper-binding protein: MENECAVSRRTFLRAGTASAATTTAAGTAAAQESTENGTATAGGGGGGTTHTVDMTDDLVFDPAEVTVAAGDTVVWENVGTIGHSATAYEDEIPEGAEFWASGGFDAEQPARDGYPEQGDIPGGESYEHTFETVGTHEYFCIPHESVGMLGTLEVVEDLEPTGAPEAAGPAVPSGARTLGVGVAFAMSATLVLAYFFLKFGGDSPGHETEE; the protein is encoded by the coding sequence ATGGAGAACGAGTGCGCGGTCTCTCGCCGCACGTTCCTTCGAGCGGGCACCGCGAGCGCCGCCACGACGACGGCGGCCGGGACCGCAGCGGCACAGGAGAGCACCGAGAACGGGACGGCGACCGCCGGCGGCGGTGGCGGTGGGACAACCCACACCGTCGACATGACTGATGATCTCGTCTTCGACCCCGCGGAGGTCACGGTCGCGGCCGGTGATACCGTCGTCTGGGAGAACGTCGGTACGATCGGGCACAGCGCCACCGCCTACGAGGACGAGATTCCCGAGGGAGCCGAGTTCTGGGCATCCGGCGGCTTCGACGCCGAACAGCCCGCCCGTGACGGCTACCCTGAACAGGGGGACATCCCCGGGGGCGAGAGCTACGAGCACACGTTCGAGACGGTTGGGACACACGAGTACTTCTGTATCCCCCACGAGAGCGTGGGCATGCTCGGCACCCTCGAAGTCGTCGAAGACCTCGAACCGACGGGAGCCCCCGAGGCGGCCGGACCCGCGGTCCCCAGCGGCGCGCGGACCCTGGGCGTCGGCGTCGCGTTCGCGATGTCGGCGACGTTGGTACTCGCCTACTTCTTCCTGAAGTTCGGCGGCGACAGCCCCGGCCACGAGACCGAGGAGTAA
- a CDS encoding plastocyanin/azurin family copper-binding protein, whose translation MENDDALSRRSFIRAGTAGAAATTAVGTAAAQEGTTTGTATGTESGGGGGETHVVDMTDDLVFAPKEITIAPGDTVVWENVGSIGHSVTAYEDEIPEGAEFWASGGFDAEQPARDGYPEQGDIPGGESYEHTFEVEGEHGYFCIPHEQVGMVGTVIVSADAGGEGEGEAAGPAVPDSAKTLGVGATFAMAATLLIAFFFLKFGGDSPGHEAQE comes from the coding sequence ATGGAGAACGACGACGCCCTTTCTCGCCGCTCGTTCATTCGTGCCGGCACCGCCGGCGCCGCGGCGACGACGGCGGTCGGGACGGCGGCGGCACAGGAGGGTACCACAACCGGGACCGCGACCGGAACCGAGTCGGGCGGTGGCGGCGGCGAGACACACGTCGTCGACATGACCGACGACCTCGTGTTCGCGCCCAAGGAGATCACGATCGCACCCGGCGACACGGTCGTCTGGGAGAACGTGGGTTCGATCGGGCACAGCGTGACCGCCTACGAGGACGAGATTCCCGAGGGAGCCGAGTTCTGGGCATCCGGCGGCTTCGACGCCGAACAGCCCGCCCGTGACGGCTACCCCGAACAGGGGGACATCCCCGGGGGCGAGAGCTACGAGCACACGTTCGAGGTCGAAGGGGAGCACGGCTACTTCTGTATCCCCCACGAGCAGGTCGGCATGGTCGGGACCGTCATCGTCAGCGCCGACGCGGGCGGTGAGGGCGAGGGCGAGGCCGCTGGCCCCGCAGTGCCCGACAGCGCGAAGACGCTCGGCGTCGGCGCCACCTTCGCGATGGCGGCGACGCTGCTGATCGCCTTCTTCTTCCTGAAGTTCGGCGGCGACAGCCCGGGCCACGAAGCCCAGGAGTAG
- a CDS encoding glycosyltransferase family 4 protein, translated as MHVAFVSMETAHHRDRRGLERAQRTARLLADRGHEVTFLCAQWWGGDAVPSFEHEGIQYRRVTTEPTSRAFAAKLPAALWRAGADVIHAVQGVPRHVSVTETVATLLRTPVLVDWFGDGSSEPGSERRAAAGADIVTTPSELIRTRVRERGVDDGAVRVVPESIDVELIQEAPVDDRFDVVYARRLDEHANVGTLLLALAERRQRDWSAAIIGDGPEREAVETAARELRIDDRITFTGALSERERASIYKGAHVFAQTASSEPFATALLRALACGCLGVVEYQAGSSAHELVEGRERGRRVTSPEEMARVITEAGAVAHREYNERYESFDHGAVLRTYLDCYEEIRAERGLF; from the coding sequence GTGCACGTCGCGTTCGTCTCCATGGAGACCGCCCATCACCGCGACCGGCGGGGACTGGAGCGAGCGCAACGGACCGCGCGCCTGCTGGCCGACCGGGGCCACGAAGTCACCTTCCTCTGTGCCCAGTGGTGGGGCGGCGACGCCGTCCCGTCGTTCGAACACGAGGGGATCCAGTACCGTCGTGTGACGACCGAGCCGACCAGCCGCGCGTTCGCCGCGAAACTGCCGGCGGCGCTGTGGCGCGCCGGCGCCGACGTGATCCACGCCGTGCAGGGAGTCCCCCGACACGTCTCCGTCACCGAGACGGTCGCGACGCTCCTGCGGACGCCGGTCCTCGTCGACTGGTTCGGCGACGGATCGAGCGAGCCGGGCAGCGAGCGGCGGGCGGCCGCCGGCGCCGACATCGTGACGACGCCCTCGGAGTTGATCCGCACGCGGGTCCGCGAGCGCGGCGTCGACGACGGCGCGGTTCGGGTCGTCCCCGAGAGCATCGACGTGGAGTTGATTCAGGAGGCGCCGGTCGACGACCGCTTCGACGTGGTGTACGCCCGACGGCTCGACGAACACGCGAACGTCGGGACGCTCCTGCTTGCGCTGGCTGAACGCCGACAGCGGGACTGGTCGGCGGCGATCATCGGTGACGGCCCCGAGCGCGAGGCCGTGGAGACGGCCGCGCGGGAGCTCCGCATCGACGACCGGATCACGTTCACCGGCGCGCTGTCCGAACGGGAGCGTGCGAGCATCTACAAGGGCGCCCACGTGTTCGCCCAGACCGCCTCCTCGGAGCCGTTCGCCACGGCACTACTCCGCGCGCTGGCTTGTGGCTGTCTCGGCGTCGTCGAGTACCAAGCGGGCTCCAGCGCACACGAACTGGTCGAGGGCCGGGAGCGCGGGCGGCGGGTCACCAGCCCGGAGGAGATGGCGCGGGTCATCACCGAGGCGGGGGCCGTCGCCCACCGCGAGTACAACGAGCGCTACGAGTCGTTCGACCACGGCGCGGTCCTACGGACGTATCTCGACTGCTACGAGGAGATCCGCGCGGAACGCGGACTGTTCTGA
- a CDS encoding MTH865 family protein, with the protein MVDEETERELRAQLTEAFEGADFPVGSQMDLVPALPQGPSTRFEAGDVSFTAMELAAKLGGQQEFPYSDVESLVDDVMDGLEAEGML; encoded by the coding sequence ATGGTCGACGAGGAAACCGAACGCGAACTCCGTGCACAGCTCACCGAAGCCTTCGAGGGCGCTGACTTCCCGGTCGGCAGCCAGATGGACCTCGTGCCCGCGCTCCCGCAGGGGCCGAGCACGCGCTTCGAGGCTGGCGACGTGTCGTTCACCGCGATGGAGCTCGCCGCAAAGCTGGGCGGGCAACAGGAGTTCCCCTACAGCGACGTGGAGTCGCTCGTCGACGACGTGATGGACGGGCTGGAAGCCGAAGGGATGCTCTAA
- a CDS encoding M42 family metallopeptidase yields the protein MAFDFDFDLLQDLTETSGVPGYEDRVRDLVREELEASTDSVTTDAMGNVVGTIEGEGDYEVAVAAHMDEIGFMVKHIDDDGFLKIDALGGWDARVLRAQRVVVHGEEDITGVFGSVPPHTLDEAPDGEEEVGDRVVDLGRDAEEVEELVSVGDIVTMEQSTIQMGDSVTGKALDDRVCLFAMLEAAREIESPDATIHFCATVQEEVGIRGATALGVDVAPDLAIALDVTIASDIPGVSEDKHVTALGDGAAIKLKDSSVITTPKVHKRLRSVAEGEEIDYQLEVLPAGGTDTAGFQNTNGAIPVGALSIPTRYLHTVTETANGDDIRSTIDLLTAFLESEDGQHDYSL from the coding sequence ATGGCGTTCGACTTCGATTTCGACCTGCTGCAGGACCTCACAGAGACCAGCGGCGTCCCCGGCTACGAGGACCGCGTGCGTGACCTCGTTCGCGAGGAACTCGAAGCCAGCACCGACAGCGTCACCACGGACGCGATGGGCAACGTCGTCGGCACCATCGAGGGCGAGGGCGACTACGAGGTCGCCGTCGCCGCCCACATGGACGAGATCGGCTTCATGGTCAAACACATCGACGACGACGGCTTCCTCAAGATCGACGCCCTCGGCGGCTGGGACGCCCGCGTGCTGCGGGCCCAGCGCGTCGTCGTCCACGGCGAGGAGGACATCACCGGCGTCTTCGGCTCGGTCCCGCCCCACACGCTCGACGAGGCGCCCGACGGCGAGGAGGAGGTCGGCGACCGCGTCGTCGACCTGGGCCGCGACGCCGAGGAGGTCGAGGAACTGGTCAGCGTCGGCGACATCGTCACGATGGAGCAGTCGACGATCCAGATGGGCGACTCGGTGACGGGCAAGGCCCTCGACGACCGCGTCTGCCTGTTCGCGATGCTCGAAGCCGCCCGTGAGATCGAGAGCCCCGACGCGACGATCCACTTCTGTGCGACGGTGCAGGAGGAGGTCGGCATCCGCGGCGCGACGGCGCTGGGCGTCGACGTGGCCCCGGACCTCGCCATCGCCCTGGACGTGACCATCGCGAGCGACATCCCCGGCGTCAGCGAGGACAAGCACGTCACCGCGCTCGGCGACGGCGCCGCGATCAAGCTGAAGGACAGCTCCGTCATCACGACGCCGAAGGTCCACAAGCGCCTCCGGAGCGTCGCCGAGGGCGAGGAGATCGACTACCAGCTCGAAGTGCTCCCCGCCGGCGGTACCGACACGGCCGGCTTCCAGAACACCAACGGCGCCATCCCCGTCGGCGCGCTCTCGATCCCGACGCGCTACCTCCACACCGTCACGGAGACCGCCAACGGCGACGACATCCGGTCGACCATCGACCTGCTGACGGCGTTCCTCGAGAGCGAGGACGGCCAGCACGACTACTCGCTGTAA
- a CDS encoding DUF7560 family zinc ribbon protein, whose amino-acid sequence MKEHEFVCQDCGQHIEVNEPMHQAILQNGCPVCSASAEPADFE is encoded by the coding sequence ATGAAGGAGCACGAGTTCGTCTGCCAGGACTGTGGCCAGCACATCGAGGTCAACGAGCCGATGCATCAGGCCATCCTGCAGAACGGCTGTCCGGTCTGTTCTGCGTCCGCCGAGCCGGCGGATTTCGAGTAG
- a CDS encoding pyridoxamine 5'-phosphate oxidase family protein, translating to MPLARETEMTREETDAFLGEKETGVLSLAEADDPYAAPVSYGYDPERRTFYFRLVSTPESEKRRFLRPDTSARFAVYDDDGEGEYRSVVAAGRLHEIDPAELSVEQIQQYGEAKRPLFEIWGEPKAELDIRLYEFETTELTGRRTEFDRE from the coding sequence ATGCCACTCGCCCGAGAGACCGAGATGACGCGGGAGGAGACGGACGCGTTCCTCGGTGAGAAGGAGACGGGAGTGCTCTCACTCGCCGAAGCGGACGACCCCTACGCCGCGCCGGTCTCGTACGGCTACGACCCCGAGCGTCGGACGTTCTACTTCAGGCTGGTCTCGACGCCCGAGAGCGAGAAGCGCCGCTTCCTCCGGCCCGACACGTCCGCGCGCTTCGCCGTCTACGACGACGACGGCGAGGGAGAGTACCGGAGCGTCGTCGCCGCGGGGAGGCTCCACGAGATCGATCCGGCGGAGCTGTCGGTCGAACAGATCCAGCAGTACGGCGAGGCCAAGCGCCCGCTGTTCGAGATCTGGGGCGAGCCGAAGGCCGAACTCGACATCCGACTCTACGAGTTCGAGACGACCGAACTCACGGGTCGCCGAACCGAATTCGACAGGGAGTAG
- a CDS encoding helix-turn-helix domain-containing protein — MGSGIRATVGFDAPAGCPVARVAAGGVVDSVATSVTTDGQPVTEFLLDRSPDTVDAEPMFSYGAADVYRVEHDADCPCACLGEFECPIHRYLAEGGELTLVFHAESFEQLQTVIGALRDRFPSANVQRLLQPPLSGSPDDRRFVNRGKLTDRQSEVLRTAYHEGYFERPKGANATELAEQLGISRSTFTEHLVAAQRKLFADVFDEGPPTQP; from the coding sequence ATGGGATCGGGAATCCGTGCGACGGTGGGGTTCGACGCGCCTGCAGGCTGCCCGGTGGCTCGGGTCGCCGCGGGTGGTGTCGTCGACAGCGTCGCCACGAGCGTCACGACCGACGGCCAGCCGGTCACGGAGTTCCTGCTCGACCGGTCGCCGGACACCGTCGACGCCGAGCCGATGTTCTCCTACGGTGCGGCCGACGTATACCGTGTCGAACACGACGCCGACTGCCCCTGTGCCTGTCTGGGGGAGTTCGAGTGCCCGATCCACCGCTATCTCGCCGAGGGCGGCGAACTCACCCTCGTGTTCCACGCCGAGTCCTTCGAACAGCTACAGACGGTGATCGGTGCGCTCCGGGACCGGTTCCCCTCGGCGAACGTCCAGCGGCTCCTCCAGCCGCCGCTGTCGGGGAGCCCCGACGACAGGCGCTTCGTCAACCGCGGGAAGCTCACCGACCGGCAGTCGGAGGTCCTCCGGACGGCCTACCACGAGGGCTACTTCGAACGGCCGAAAGGGGCGAACGCGACCGAACTCGCCGAGCAGTTGGGGATATCCCGCTCGACGTTCACCGAGCATCTCGTCGCCGCCCAGCGGAAGCTGTTCGCCGACGTGTTCGACGAGGGGCCGCCGACGCAACCGTAA
- a CDS encoding helix-turn-helix domain-containing protein, translating to MSYAVPVTENRGQNASGEERVHGEGKITDLLDALDDPDCRAVLEATGERPLSAKEIVERCEIPTSTAYRKIERLVELDLLREGIRVRSTGNHAKEYSRRVEQVALSIDDGGTEVRIVERDAAPAP from the coding sequence ATGAGCTACGCCGTCCCGGTCACTGAGAACCGCGGCCAGAACGCGTCGGGCGAGGAACGGGTCCACGGGGAGGGAAAGATCACCGACCTCCTCGACGCACTGGACGACCCGGACTGCCGGGCGGTACTCGAAGCAACCGGCGAGCGGCCCCTCTCGGCGAAGGAGATAGTCGAACGCTGTGAGATACCCACCTCGACCGCCTACCGAAAGATCGAGCGACTCGTCGAACTCGACCTGCTCCGCGAGGGTATCAGGGTCCGGAGCACCGGGAACCACGCCAAGGAGTACAGTCGCCGCGTCGAGCAGGTCGCGCTCTCTATCGACGACGGCGGGACGGAGGTCCGCATCGTCGAACGCGACGCCGCACCGGCACCGTAG
- a CDS encoding helix-turn-helix domain-containing protein, with translation MKTVVLELGIDEALVHPMHAFVADHPAYGPTRLLQWNPHGFEANVLLFYVDGPREPFAEAIADVPSAQAVEPSTTAGEDGFYLFVKERLDGGDRALVESFTDGDLVVVPPIVYDTDRSMRLTVVGRSGAIQRCLDRTPDGATVSVRRIRSGASAVARGETGLTDRQREVLSAALAVGYYEEPREATLDDVSEQLDCGASTAAEHLRKAEAALVRSAVDAPE, from the coding sequence ATGAAGACGGTGGTGCTGGAACTCGGCATCGACGAGGCGTTGGTGCACCCGATGCACGCCTTTGTGGCCGACCACCCGGCGTACGGGCCGACGCGGCTGCTCCAGTGGAACCCCCACGGCTTCGAGGCGAACGTGTTGCTGTTCTACGTCGACGGCCCGCGCGAGCCGTTCGCCGAGGCCATCGCCGACGTGCCGAGCGCTCAGGCCGTCGAGCCGTCGACGACGGCCGGGGAGGACGGGTTCTACCTCTTCGTGAAGGAGCGACTCGACGGCGGCGACCGCGCGCTGGTCGAGAGCTTCACCGACGGCGACCTCGTCGTCGTTCCGCCCATCGTCTACGACACCGACCGGTCGATGCGGCTGACCGTCGTCGGGCGTTCGGGGGCGATCCAGCGCTGCCTCGACCGGACGCCGGACGGCGCCACCGTGTCGGTCCGGCGAATCCGGAGCGGGGCGAGCGCGGTGGCACGCGGCGAGACGGGGCTGACAGACCGGCAACGGGAAGTCCTCAGCGCCGCGCTGGCGGTCGGCTACTACGAGGAGCCACGCGAGGCGACGCTCGACGACGTGAGCGAGCAGTTGGACTGCGGCGCGAGCACGGCCGCGGAACACCTGCGAAAAGCGGAGGCCGCGTTGGTCCGAAGCGCCGTCGACGCCCCGGAGTGA
- a CDS encoding NADH-quinone oxidoreductase subunit D, translating into MSLQRPRPDADAASLGDRLAPYVVDRDDHRNAPAFVVRPDEVQAVLEVLRAEAGFDHCACVTAQEYPDRYETIYHLRKYDDPTDEVSVVVPTDHERPVSESASPVYETAAWHEREAYDLVGIEYGDHPDLRRILLPETWQGHPLSRDYEQDRSQIVPLAENANPIEDDQREGDTMFLNIGPHHPATHGVLHVETVLDGEQVVDVNPDIGYIHRCEEQMAQNGTYRHQIMPYTDRWDWSGAGLCNEWAYARVAETFFDIEVPEYAQTIRTMAAELSRILGHMLAVGTYALDVISEFTATFMYAIEERERVQSLLEDLTGQRLMFNYFRVGGLVWDLPEPREAFLDDVREYVDGVSRRIGEFYDLLTANEIIQLRTVGTGVLDPETAKAYGCTGPVARASGVDYDLRRDDPYGAYDDLDWDVITEEDGDNFARLLVRMREVEESARIVGQCADRLADWPEAERNIQANVPRTLRPDDDAEIYTAVEAAKGELGIYMRSDGTDSPARFKIRGPSFSHLQALPSMAEGEYLPDLIATLGSLDPIMGEVDR; encoded by the coding sequence ATGAGTTTACAGCGCCCCCGGCCGGACGCCGACGCCGCGTCGCTCGGAGACCGTCTCGCCCCGTACGTCGTCGACCGTGACGACCACCGGAACGCGCCCGCGTTCGTCGTCCGGCCCGACGAGGTGCAGGCCGTGCTCGAGGTCCTCCGGGCCGAGGCCGGCTTCGACCACTGTGCCTGCGTCACCGCACAGGAGTACCCCGACCGCTACGAGACCATCTACCACCTGCGCAAGTACGACGACCCGACAGACGAGGTCAGCGTCGTCGTCCCGACGGACCACGAGCGCCCGGTCTCGGAGAGTGCGTCTCCGGTGTACGAGACGGCGGCGTGGCACGAACGGGAGGCCTACGACCTCGTGGGGATCGAGTACGGCGACCATCCGGACCTGCGTCGGATCCTCCTGCCCGAGACGTGGCAGGGCCACCCCCTCTCCCGTGACTACGAACAGGACCGGTCACAGATCGTTCCCCTCGCCGAGAACGCGAACCCCATCGAGGACGACCAGCGCGAGGGCGACACGATGTTCCTCAACATCGGTCCACACCACCCGGCGACCCACGGCGTACTCCACGTCGAGACGGTCCTCGACGGCGAGCAGGTCGTCGACGTGAACCCCGACATCGGCTACATCCACCGGTGTGAGGAACAGATGGCCCAGAACGGCACCTACCGCCACCAGATCATGCCCTACACCGACCGCTGGGACTGGAGCGGCGCCGGCCTCTGCAACGAGTGGGCGTACGCCCGCGTCGCCGAGACGTTCTTCGACATCGAGGTGCCCGAGTACGCACAGACGATCCGGACGATGGCGGCCGAACTCTCGCGGATCCTCGGCCACATGCTCGCGGTCGGCACCTACGCCCTCGACGTGATCAGCGAGTTCACGGCGACGTTCATGTACGCCATCGAGGAGCGCGAGCGGGTCCAAAGTCTGCTCGAGGACCTCACGGGCCAGCGGCTGATGTTCAACTACTTCCGGGTGGGCGGACTGGTCTGGGACCTGCCCGAACCACGGGAGGCGTTCCTCGACGACGTTCGTGAGTACGTCGACGGCGTGAGCCGCCGTATCGGTGAGTTCTACGACCTGCTGACGGCCAACGAGATCATCCAGCTCCGGACCGTCGGGACGGGCGTCCTCGATCCGGAGACCGCCAAAGCGTACGGCTGTACCGGCCCAGTCGCTCGCGCCTCCGGCGTCGATTACGACCTGCGCCGGGACGACCCCTACGGCGCCTACGACGACCTCGACTGGGACGTGATCACCGAGGAGGACGGCGACAACTTCGCCAGACTGCTCGTCCGGATGCGCGAGGTCGAGGAGTCCGCCCGCATCGTCGGCCAGTGTGCCGACCGACTCGCCGACTGGCCCGAGGCCGAGCGCAACATCCAGGCGAACGTCCCCCGCACGCTCCGGCCCGACGACGACGCCGAAATCTACACCGCCGTCGAGGCGGCGAAGGGTGAACTCGGCATCTACATGCGTTCGGACGGCACGGACTCCCCCGCCCGGTTCAAGATCCGGGGTCCCTCGTTCTCGCACCTTCAGGCGCTCCCGTCGATGGCCGAGGGCGAGTACCTCCCCGACCTGATCGCCACGCTCGGGAGCCTCGACCCGATCATGGGCGAGGTCGACCGGTAG
- a CDS encoding acyl-CoA mutase large subunit family protein, which yields MYDEEDLAEIRESREEWEDETLDPTLDAYGERKDRFATVSNLEIDGLYDPSDVADLDYEEDLGNPGEFPYTRGPYPTMYRGRTWTMRQFAGFGSAEDTNERFHYLIDEGQTGLSTAFDMPSLMGIDSDDPMALGEVGKEGVAVDTLRDMEILFDGIDIGEVSTSFTINPSASVIYAMYLALADQQDVPREQVRGTLQNDMLKEFIAQKEWVIPPEPSLDIVTDTIEFAAQETPKFSPVSISGYHIREAGSTAVQELAFTLADGFAYVEDAMDRGMDVDEFAPQLSFFFNSHNSIFEEVAKFRAARRIYARVMDDWYDAEAEQSKQLKFHTQTAGQSLTAQQPLNNIVRVTIQALAGVFGGTQSLHTNSYDEALALPSEEAVRVALRTQQIIAEESGAADSADPLAGSFMVESLTDEIEEEAMEYIETIKEMGDGSVRDGVLAGIDEGFFHREIQESSYEYQERVEDEEEVVVGVNKYVSEEDTSPEVLHVDEEVAEHQRERLAAVKAERDDDAVEAALDDLREATENGENVMPHVVTAVKAYATMGEIMDVFEAEHGQYREKIGLA from the coding sequence ATGTACGACGAGGAGGACCTCGCGGAGATACGCGAGTCCCGCGAGGAGTGGGAAGACGAGACGCTCGACCCGACCCTCGACGCCTACGGCGAACGGAAGGACCGCTTCGCCACGGTCTCGAACCTCGAGATCGACGGGCTCTACGACCCGAGCGACGTGGCCGACCTGGACTACGAGGAGGACCTCGGCAACCCCGGGGAGTTCCCCTACACCCGCGGCCCGTACCCGACGATGTACCGCGGGCGGACGTGGACGATGCGGCAGTTCGCCGGCTTCGGCTCCGCCGAGGACACCAACGAGCGGTTCCACTACCTGATCGACGAGGGCCAGACCGGCCTCTCGACGGCGTTCGACATGCCCTCGCTCATGGGGATCGATTCGGACGACCCGATGGCGCTCGGCGAGGTGGGCAAGGAGGGCGTCGCCGTCGACACGCTGCGGGACATGGAGATCCTCTTCGACGGCATCGACATCGGCGAGGTCTCGACCTCCTTCACGATCAACCCCTCGGCGTCGGTCATCTACGCGATGTACCTCGCGCTGGCCGACCAGCAGGACGTGCCCCGCGAACAGGTGCGGGGGACCCTCCAGAACGACATGCTGAAGGAGTTCATCGCCCAGAAGGAGTGGGTGATCCCGCCGGAGCCGAGCCTCGACATCGTCACCGACACCATCGAGTTCGCGGCCCAGGAGACGCCGAAGTTCAGCCCGGTCTCCATCTCGGGCTACCACATCCGGGAGGCCGGGTCCACGGCGGTGCAGGAGCTCGCCTTCACCCTCGCCGACGGCTTCGCCTACGTCGAGGACGCGATGGACCGCGGGATGGACGTCGACGAGTTCGCCCCACAGCTGAGCTTCTTCTTCAACAGCCACAACTCCATCTTCGAGGAGGTGGCGAAGTTCCGCGCCGCCCGGCGCATCTACGCCCGCGTGATGGACGACTGGTACGACGCCGAGGCCGAGCAGTCCAAACAGCTGAAGTTCCACACACAGACGGCCGGCCAGTCCCTGACCGCCCAGCAGCCCCTGAACAACATCGTCCGGGTGACGATCCAGGCGCTCGCGGGCGTCTTCGGCGGCACCCAGAGCCTGCACACCAACTCCTACGACGAGGCGCTGGCGCTGCCTAGCGAGGAGGCCGTTCGCGTGGCCCTTCGGACCCAGCAGATCATCGCCGAGGAGTCCGGCGCCGCCGACAGCGCCGACCCGCTGGCGGGCTCGTTCATGGTCGAGAGCCTCACCGACGAGATCGAGGAGGAGGCCATGGAGTACATCGAGACGATCAAAGAGATGGGCGACGGCTCGGTCCGGGACGGCGTGCTCGCGGGGATCGACGAGGGCTTCTTCCACCGCGAGATCCAGGAGTCCTCCTACGAGTACCAGGAGCGCGTCGAGGACGAGGAGGAGGTCGTCGTCGGGGTCAACAAGTACGTCTCCGAGGAGGACACCTCCCCCGAGGTGCTCCACGTCGACGAGGAAGTCGCCGAACACCAGCGTGAGCGCCTCGCCGCGGTCAAGGCGGAGCGCGACGACGACGCCGTCGAGGCGGCCCTCGACGACCTGCGCGAGGCGACCGAGAACGGCGAGAACGTCATGCCCCACGTCGTCACCGCGGTGAAAGCCTACGCGACGATGGGCGAGATCATGGACGTGTTCGAGGCCGAACACGGCCAGTACCGCGAGAAGATCGGGCTGGCCTGA